CGGCGGCGATGATTGGGAAGATTGGGGCGATGATGACAGCACTTGGACTTGGACAGAAGAAGACGAAATTGCTTGGCTCTCTGAATATTACGCCGACTGCTTGGGCGAAAACACTTTCACCAACTTAGACGAACTTTATACTTTCATCGAAACCAATTGCCAAACCAACTGGGGCGGCGGCGATGATTGGGAAGATTGGGGCGATGATGACACTGCCTGGACTTGGACAGAAGAAGACGAAATTGCTTGGCTCTCTGAATATTACGCCGACTGCTTGGGCGAAAACACTTTCACCAACTTAGACGAACTCTATACCTTCATCGAAACCAACTGTGCACCTGATTGGGGCGGCGGCGATGATTGGGAAGATTGGGGCGATGATGACAGCACTTGGACTTGGACAGAAGAAGACGAAATTGCTTGGCTCTCTGAATATTACGCCGACTGCTTGGGCGAAAACACTTTCACCAACTTAGACGAACTTTATACTTTCATCGAAACCAATTGCCAAACCAACTGGGGCGGCGGCGATGATTGGGAAGATTGGGGCGATGATGACACTATTGGAGGTAACGGCGATGACGATTGGGAAGATTGGGGCGACAACGATAGCATTTGGGGCGGTGGCGACTGGGAGTGGACAGTAGAAGATGAATTGGCTTATTTGCAACAAATTTATACCGACTGCCTTACCAACGCTCCCGAATTTGAAAGCATTGATGCTATATATGACTATCTCGAAGCCAACTGCGAAGCATTTAATCAAGAATACGAGGTAGAAGTTCCTGAGTGCTTGACCGATATGCCGGAATTAACAACTTTCCAAGCATTTATTAATTATTTGGCAAATAATTGCAGCAGCGAATTTGTAGCCGGGTTTTCCTGCTTGCTTCTTCAGAAGCTCCCGAATTTGCCACCGATGAAGAATACTTCACCTGGTTGGGCGAAAACTGTGCTCCTGAAGGCGAAGGAATGGGAATGATAGAAGACATTCAAAATGGAGAAAACCCTGTAGCTAAATTATACACTTCTGCACAAGAAGATAATTCAGCTTTAGGCATTGAGCAAATAAATGTAGCTTTCACAATGTTCCCGAATCCGGCTGTGAATCAGGTGACTATCAATACCGAAACACCAATTCAGGCAGTAGAAGTATTTGATTTGCAAGGAAAATCAGTTTATCATACAATATGGAACAGCAGCGTGACTACTCAAACAGAAATACCTGTAGTCGGTTTAACCCGCGGTATGTATATTGTTAAAATCACCTTCAACAATAATTCCATACAAACACAAAGTTTGAACGTAAATTAATTTAATGGGTTAATAATAGGGCATTATCAAAGCCTCGCTGCATGGCGAGGCTTTTTTTATTTTCTCTGTCTATTTTGCTTCTATAAAAAATACAGGTTATCATATATTAACAGCCAATGTATCAACACAAAGAAGCCTTGCGATTTTAAAATCACAAGGCTTTCAAATTAGTGCAATCATTTGATAAACAAATAATTACAAATATTTATTACATTTAAAACAAAAGATTTATTTATGATTTTATTTTCCCAAATAAGCACGCAACTCCGAGTTAAGAGAAGTTTTGCGCAAACGCCGCAGAGCACGGTCTTTAATCTGGCGCACCCTTTCGCGGGTCAAGCCCATTCTTTCGCTAATATCATCTAAATTCATCTCCGCATTATCATTGAGTCCGAAAAAGCAATTCAGAATTTCAATTTCTTTCGGGTGCAAAATACTCATGGTATTTTTTATTTCTTCTTTTAAAGACACACTCATCAAACTTTCGTCGGGAGTATGTTCGTCATTGCTTTCGATGGTTTGCAACAAAGTAGTACTATCATCATCGTTGCCGATGGTATCGTCGGTAGAAACAGGGCGGTCGGCAGCTTTCAGAATCAAACGAATATCATCTTTGCTAATATCCACCAACTCAGCTAATTCATCAATAGAAGGTTCTCGCTGATTATCCTGCAAAAAGTGCAGCAACTCATGATATATTTTTTTATACGACTCTACTTTATTAAGCGGCAAACGAATCAGACGCGATTTTTCCACCAATGCGTGCATAATCGCCTGACGAATCCACCATACAGCATAAGAGATAAATTTAAAGCCTTTAGTTTCATCAAAACGATTGGCAGCTTTTATCAAGCCCAAATTGCCCTCATTTATCAAATCAGCTAAATGCAAGCCTTGATTTTGGTATTGTTTTGCCACCGATACCACAAAACGCAAATTGTGATTGACCAATTTTGCCAAAGCGACCTCATCACCTTGTTTAGTTTTCCTTGCTAAATCTGTTTCCTCATCGGCAGTGAGCAATTTCAATTTACTGATATCATTCAAATACTTTTCCAAAGCAGGTCCTTCACGAACCGTAATTTGATTTTGGATCTTCAACTGTCTCATAGCTCAATAAAAAGTTTTAAAAAAATAGGGTGTAATAAAATGTATAAAAATTTTTCAGTAAGTTAAGTATCTGCCAACACTTTACCTCCTGAAAACTGCTGCTCTACGGATATATAGTATTACACTTAAACGAAGTTTAAAAAAAAATAGTTTATTTTTTGAAAATAATTTCAAAATCATAAAAAATCATGACAATTCTGCTAAAAAAACATGTGACATTTTTACGGTCTCACAGTCAAGCTACTACGGAAGTAGTGCCAATTCACAACTGATATAAAATTAAAATTTTGCCGTTATGCAAATATGCTCTAATTTTGTCGTGCTATTTTCTCTTAATATTAAAGAATTTATTACATAATTTACTAATTTTTTAAAAAAATATTGTATGAAAAAACTAGGAACTCTGCTGTTTTTATGGATAGCATTGATTGCTACAGCAAATGCACAAGATTGTAATGCGCCAAAATGTGTGCGGGAGTATGGTTCGTTATACACTGCAGTAGATCACTCTGCTATGTTTCTGGCGGATTTGGCGGGTGGTCCTTACTATGTATTTGAAGGAGGCTCCGGCAATTTTGAAGCCTTTGCCGATGGTACTGCCCACTTGACAGGTACGGTATATAACGCACAAGCACCTACCAAAAAATGGGCTTTGGACGTGTGGTTTAAAAGTCGTATGAACTACACTACCTGGGCAGCTATGTCAAACGAACCCCACTACAAAGATGAGCAAGGCTTCGCGGCACACATTATTTGAACTGGGAATTTTATACGATGGATTCCGGTACTGACGGCAAAAAAAGCAAAATAACAGGTTTGGGAGATTTTGCAGGATGGGAACTGTATTTAACCCAAGAAACTGCGGGCAACAAATATACTACACAAGTGGGTATGGCTGCCAACGACAAAACATATACTTATGGTTTATCTACTTGGTTCAAAGCTACTGGTACTAATGCTGCCGGCGAAGCAGTAAGTAATATTCCGGGCGACTTTAACTTAGAGTTTTGTCAGGAATGTAGCGGTACTGCACAAGTAACCGTCAATGCGGCTCCGGGTACTTTCACTTATAGCCTTTCTCCTACGGGTAGTGTCAATGTAAATGGCAGCACTGTATCTGCGAGCAGCTTGTGTCCCGGTGCTTATACTTTGACCGTAAATTTGAGCAACGGCTCAGTACAAACTTATCCCATCTCCATCAGCGATGATGACACTTATGATATCAGCACTTCAGTGAGTACCGTAGCTCCTACAGGCAGCAACTGTAACGGCAGTGCACAAATTGCTTTGAGTTTTGTAGGCGGCAATAATTACACCTATACTTATAATGGCGGAGGTACTGTAACCAAAAACACCAACTCTCTCACCATCAGCAATTTATGTGAAGGCAACGGAAGTATCACTATCAACTATGGTACTTGTGCGGAAGTAGTAACTTTTACGGTAGGTACACCTGCTCCTTGTGAAGAAACTACACAATTCTGCACCGAAATTGGTCAGTCTTTGAGCATTTGCCCTACTTTTTGTTCTTTAAACAACAGCATCACTTATAACAGCACCAACAGCTCTTTGGGCGCAAATGTACAGGTGCAAGGCAATTGCATTTTATATACACCTAATACCAGCAGTGCAGCCAACGATGTATTAACGGTAACAGCACACGATAATACCGGAGCTACCGAAACAGTTGTTTTAAACATCACTATCGGAGATTGTAACGGCGGTCAGATTTTTGCAGTAGATGATTATGCACAAACTTTTATTGATTATCCGGTATCGGTAAATGTATTGGGCAATGAAGTAAGCCCAAGCGGTGCTTCTTTGACCATCGTTGAAATTTATCAGCCTTCTATGGGTTTTGCTACCATTTACAATGGTCAAATCATTTATACACCGCCTGTAGGTTATACCGGAACAGTTACTTTCTCTTATAAAGTTTGCGACACTGCGGGTAATTGCGACATTGCCACTGTAACTATATTGGTAAGCTCCGACCCGGGCGTATGTAATATTCCTACCGAAATCTGTTTAGAACCCAATCATGCTGCTACCATTTGCCCACAAAACTGTATCGTTCCCGATGCTTCTACGGTGAGTGTTACTTCTGTATTGGGAGCTACTGTTAATATTCTTTCCGGCGACTGCGTGTATTACATTGCTCCGAGCAATGCAGCCGGATTGGTAGATACCGTAACGATTAATGGTTGCAATGCAGCAGGCGAATGTGCTCCTGTATATGCTTATATCACTATCGGCGACTGTCCGAAATCATTGAGCGCAGGTGACGATTTATTGACTGTATATAATAATACTTCTTATGCTCTCAATATTGCAGCCAACGACGAAATGCCGGAAGGTTCTTATTTGTTGTTTTATATGATGCCGCGCAGTGGTACTTTGTTGCAAAGCAACGGCAAATTGTATTACACCCCTAACAAAGGTTTCAATTTCGGAACTGATGAGTTTTATTATGCCATCGCCAAAAATGGCGAAGCTATTGAAATGGCGCGTGTAATTATCAATGTAGATTTCAAAAACAAAGTATTATACAACAGTCCTAAAGTAAAATAATTTTAAAATAAAGTTTTTTTCCAAAAAGCCCTCACATAAAACGTGGGGGCTTTTTGTTTTCCGTATCATTCTGTCTTAGTTATTGTAGTATCTTTGCATTTTAACTACTACACAATATATTTTCAATATCGTATGCTTGCTACTTTTCCTATTGTAGCTCCTTCCATTTTAGCGGCTGATTTTTTGCACTTGGGTGATGCCGTCAATATGTTGAACAAGAGCCTCGCCGACTGGATACATGTAGATGTCATGGACGGACGCTTTGTTCCTAATATTTCATTTGGTTTTCCGGTAATGGAGGCTTTGAAACAAATAGCCCAAAAGCCGCTTGATGTACATTTGATGATAGTAGAGCCGGAGCGTTATATTGAGTCTTTTATTCAGGCGGGTGCTGCCATTGTGAGCATTCACTACGAAGCATCGCCGCATTTGCATCGTTCGGTGCATCATATTAAGCAATTGGGAGCAAAAGCAGGAGTGGCTATCAATCCGCATACGCCCATAGCCGTGCTGGAAGATATTATCGCCGACATTGATTTGGTGTGTATGATGTCGGTAAACCCGGGTTTCGGAGGGCAGCATTTTATTGAAAACACTTACCACAAAATACAGCAGTTGCGCAACCTAATCGCTCAAAAAAAATCTGCCGCCCTCATTGAAATTGACGGTGGGGTGAGCGAAAAAAACGCCGCCGCTTTGATAGCCTGTGGCGCAAATGTATTAGTGGCAGGAAGCAGCGTGTTTCGCGCCGCAAATCCCTCAGCCCAAATCGCCGAACTAAAAAACATCACCGCCAAACCCACCGCGCCCATAGCCATATAAAATCAATCTTTTTAATGCGTACCATCATTTTATTGCTCATTTCCAATGTGTTTATGACCATCGCTTGGTACGGGCATCTGAAATATAAACAAATAGCGTTGTGGAAAGTAATTTTGGTGAGCTGGCTCATCGCTTTTGTAGAATATTGTTTTCAAGTACCCGCCAACCGCTTCGGACACGGCACTTTTAATACCGCACAACTCAAAACCATACAAGAAATTTTATCGCTGTCGGTATTTGCCGTATTTTCTTTGGTTTATCTCAAAGAACCGTTCAAAAGCAACCATCTCATCGCTTTTTTATTTCTGATTGCTTCAGCTTATTTTATGTTTAAAAATTAAATTTTACTATAAAATATTTATTTAAAGCAAAATACAAGTTAAAATTATTTTAAATTTAAAATTATAAAATTCCCAAAAAAATAAATGGCTCGCAAACGCAACCGTCACCCTGTAATAGAAAATGTTAAGCTCGCACAAATGGCAGCAGAAGGCAAAGCGTGGACGCGCTTAGAAAATGGCAAAGTGCTGTTTGTAGAAGATGCCGTGCCGGACGATGTGGCGGATATTTGGGTAGAAAAAAACAAAAATGATTATGCACAGGGACGCATACAACGACTGATAAGTCCTTCGCCTTTGCGCACCACACCTTTTGCGAGCATTTTGGCGTTTGCGGCGGTTGTAAATGGCAATATTTGCCCTATCCCCAACAGGCAATTTTTAAGCAACATATCATCAGCGAAACTTTTCGGCGCATTGCCAAAAACACACAATTTGAAGTGTTGCCTTTTGTTGCTGCCGAGCAAAATACTTATTACCGCAACAAATTAGAATTTACGTTCAGCGATCGGCGTTGGCTGTATCCGCACGAAATGGACAACGAAACGCACTTACAACACAATGGAGTGGGTTTTCATGTGCCACGCAGTTTTTCCAAAGTATTGGATATTCAGCATTGTTATTTACAGCCTTCGCCCTCCAACGAATTGCGCAATGCTGTGCGCGATTTTGCCCTGAAAAATAATTTATCTTTTTACGATTTGCGCAATCATGGCGGATTTTTTGCGCAATCTCATCGTTCGCACTGCCTCCACCGGGCGAGTGGATGGCTACTTTCAGCTTCGGCGAAGACCACGCCCTGCGTTCTGCGCTGCTGGATTTTGTGGTGGGCACTTTTCCTGATATTACTTCGTTGCAATATGCCATCAACGGCAAACGCAACGACACCCTTTTTGACCAAGACATCATCACGCACTATGGCAAAGGTTTTATTACAGAGCAGTTGGGGAGTTTGAAATTTAAAATCAGTCCCAAATCTTTTTTTCAAACCAATACCGCACAAGGGCTGCGCCTTTACGAAATTACCAAAGAAATGGCACAGCTCACAGGTGAAGAAACGGTGTATGACTTATATACCGGCACAGGCAGTATTGCTTTGTTTTTAGCCGACCGCGCCAAGCAGGTTATTGGAGTAGAAGAAATTGACGATGCCATTGAAGATGCCCGCTACAACGCCGCCCTCAATAGCATTGAACACTGTGAATTTTATACGGCAGATGTAAAAAAATGGCTGCAAAGCCAGCAAGCTCCACGCCCTGATATGGTGGTACTCGACCCGCCACGCGCCGGCTTGCACGCCGATGTAATACCGGCAATAGTGGCATTAGCTCCACGCCGTATTGTGTATGTCAGTTGCAATCCCGCCACCCAAGCCCGCGATATTGCGCTTTTTGCTCCGCACTATCAACTTGTATCTATGCGCGGCGTAGATATGTTTCCGCATACCTACCATATAGAAAATGTAGCGTGTTTGGAGTTGAGTTAGTGTTGTTTTTTTAAAAAAAATTATTTTTGTTATAGCTCTCCAATATCTTCATTCCACAAAGCGGGATTTTCGGCGATAAAACTGCGCATCATTTCTACACATTCGGGTAGGTTCAAATCTATCACTTCCACGCCGTGAGCTTCCATCAGCACACGCGCTCCCGAAAAAGTTTGCGACTCGCCCACAATTACTTTTTTGATATTGAACTGCACCACCGTTCCGGCGCACATATAGCAGGGCATCAGCGTAGAGTACAGCACCGTATTGCGATAGCTTCCAATTCTGCCGGCATTATTCAGGCAGTCCATTTCACCGTGCAAAATAGGATTTTGTTGCTGTACGCGCTTGTTGTGCCCCGCCGCTACCAATTCGCCATTGCGCACGAGCACCGAGCCTATTGGAATACCGCCCTCGCTGCGGCTTTTGAGAGCCTGCTCTATTGCCATTTGCATAAATTTGTCCATCATCAGTATATTTTATTTGATTGATTAGATGAATGTTGAAGTTGTTTTAATTTTTAAAAAAATCAGTGTATTGAAAAAAGCCCATCAGAAAGGTTTAAACAATTTTTGTTTTCCTTTTTTTTAAAATTATTTTTCGCAAAAATAAAACGAAGCCGCCAAATATATGCCACTGTTTTTCCTGTTTAATTTCTTTGACATATTAATATGTTGTTTTACAACTATATTTGTGCCTTCAATTTTAAAAAAAAAGCGTAGCACGCATGTATTATTTCCTGCGTTTTTTGGCGTGGATACACATCAGAATTTTGTTTAAAAAACTCTATGTAAGCGGTTTAGAGCATATTCCGAAAAACCGCCCTGTTTTGTTTGCCGCCAACCACCCGAATTCGTTTATTGATGCCGCTTTGGTGAATTTGTCGGTATTGCCACCACCCTACAGCCTCGCACGCGGCGATGTGTTTCAAAAACGCTGGCTGCCTTTGTTTCGTGTGCTGAAAATGCTGCCGGTGTATCGTATGGAGGAGGGGCGCGAACAATTGGGCAAT
The window above is part of the Sphingobacteriales bacterium genome. Proteins encoded here:
- a CDS encoding T9SS type A sorting domain-containing protein, producing the protein MGENCAPEGEGMGMIEDIQNGENPVAKLYTSAQEDNSALGIEQINVAFTMFPNPAVNQVTINTETPIQAVEVFDLQGKSVYHTIWNSSVTTQTEIPVVGLTRGMYIVKITFNNNSIQTQSLNVN
- a CDS encoding sigma-70 family RNA polymerase sigma factor, producing the protein MRQLKIQNQITVREGPALEKYLNDISKLKLLTADEETDLARKTKQGDEVALAKLVNHNLRFVVSVAKQYQNQGLHLADLINEGNLGLIKAANRFDETKGFKFISYAVWWIRQAIMHALVEKSRLIRLPLNKVESYKKIYHELLHFLQDNQREPSIDELAELVDISKDDIRLILKAADRPVSTDDTIGNDDDSTTLLQTIESNDEHTPDESLMSVSLKEEIKNTMSILHPKEIEILNCFFGLNDNAEMNLDDISERMGLTRERVRQIKDRALRRLRKTSLNSELRAYLGK
- a CDS encoding cadherin-like domain-containing protein, producing the protein MNWEFYTMDSGTDGKKSKITGLGDFAGWELYLTQETAGNKYTTQVGMAANDKTYTYGLSTWFKATGTNAAGEAVSNIPGDFNLEFCQECSGTAQVTVNAAPGTFTYSLSPTGSVNVNGSTVSASSLCPGAYTLTVNLSNGSVQTYPISISDDDTYDISTSVSTVAPTGSNCNGSAQIALSFVGGNNYTYTYNGGGTVTKNTNSLTISNLCEGNGSITINYGTCAEVVTFTVGTPAPCEETTQFCTEIGQSLSICPTFCSLNNSITYNSTNSSLGANVQVQGNCILYTPNTSSAANDVLTVTAHDNTGATETVVLNITIGDCNGGQIFAVDDYAQTFIDYPVSVNVLGNEVSPSGASLTIVEIYQPSMGFATIYNGQIIYTPPVGYTGTVTFSYKVCDTAGNCDIATVTILVSSDPGVCNIPTEICLEPNHAATICPQNCIVPDASTVSVTSVLGATVNILSGDCVYYIAPSNAAGLVDTVTINGCNAAGECAPVYAYITIGDCPKSLSAGDDLLTVYNNTSYALNIAANDEMPEGSYLLFYMMPRSGTLLQSNGKLYYTPNKGFNFGTDEFYYAIAKNGEAIEMARVIINVDFKNKVLYNSPKVK
- a CDS encoding ribulose-phosphate 3-epimerase; the encoded protein is MLATFPIVAPSILAADFLHLGDAVNMLNKSLADWIHVDVMDGRFVPNISFGFPVMEALKQIAQKPLDVHLMIVEPERYIESFIQAGAAIVSIHYEASPHLHRSVHHIKQLGAKAGVAINPHTPIAVLEDIIADIDLVCMMSVNPGFGGQHFIENTYHKIQQLRNLIAQKKSAALIEIDGGVSEKNAAALIACGANVLVAGSSVFRAANPSAQIAELKNITAKPTAPIAI
- a CDS encoding DMT family protein, with amino-acid sequence MRTIILLLISNVFMTIAWYGHLKYKQIALWKVILVSWLIAFVEYCFQVPANRFGHGTFNTAQLKTIQEILSLSVFAVFSLVYLKEPFKSNHLIAFLFLIASAYFMFKN
- a CDS encoding nucleoside deaminase, with amino-acid sequence MDKFMQMAIEQALKSRSEGGIPIGSVLVRNGELVAAGHNKRVQQQNPILHGEMDCLNNAGRIGSYRNTVLYSTLMPCYMCAGTVVQFNIKKVIVGESQTFSGARVLMEAHGVEVIDLNLPECVEMMRSFIAENPALWNEDIGEL